TGTTCATGGGTTGGCCTGTTGATGCTGGTAGACCATGTCGACCTGACCCGCGCATTCCGCCCAGGCAGCCTCGACTCGGTCCTGGTCGTTGAGTTGGTCGCCGTTACTGCGCGGACTGGTCGCCGGCAGAGTGCAGGGCACTACGGCCGGACAACCACTGACGATAAGCGTCGGCGCCGGTGAGGGTGGGCCGCTCGCGCAGCCGACGAGCAGCATCAGGCAAAGGCTGACCAGCCCAGTCGCGTAGTTCGGCATTTTCACGTTTCAGAGCCTCAATGGTGAGTTCGCGTTTTGCCAGGCCTTGGCGCAGCTGGTCCTGTTGGGTACGCAGGCTGGCCTGTGCGTCTCGTTCCTGTTGCAGGGTGTTTTGCAACGCGCTGGCGTTGGCGAGGTAACGCCTAGCTTCTTCCCGGGCGGTGTTGGCGTCCTTGGTTGCCAGCTCTGTGTTCTTGTCAGCAACGGTGACACGCAGTTCCTGGCTCCAGATCAACAACGTCAGA
This genomic stretch from Pseudomonas wuhanensis harbors:
- the lysB gene encoding Rz-like lysis system protein LysB (The gene for this Rz-like phage lysis system protein may overlap extensively with the gene for the other spanin subunit, the Rz1-like protein in the outer membrane.): MSSLRQALYGMALLGALTLLIWSQELRVTVADKNTELATKDANTAREEARRYLANASALQNTLQQERDAQASLRTQQDQLRQGLAKRELTIEALKRENAELRDWAGQPLPDAARRLRERPTLTGADAYRQWLSGRSALHSAGDQSAQ